One genomic region from Anatilimnocola floriformis encodes:
- a CDS encoding MFS transporter, with protein sequence MTNTAFAILVALSVSHLLNDTIQSLIAAVYPLLKENYKLSFTQIGLITLAFQLTASVLQPLVGMYTDRRPLPFSLATGMGISLSGLLLLSVAGSFPVIVLAAALIGMGSAIFHPEASRMARLASGGRHGLAQSLFQVGGNAGSALGPLLAAFIVVPWGQASLSVFSIAAVIGMVILVRVGLWYFNHLSKPAQKKTTKVSPVSRNQAILAIAILLCLIFSKYFYLASLSSYYTLYLIDTFGVSVPSAQIRLFVFLGAVALGTFIGGPIGDRLGFKAVIWGSILGVLPFTLALPHANLFWTTILTVPIGLILASAFSAIMVYAQELLPSRVGMVAGLFFGFAFGMGGVGAAVLGWLADQTSISYVYNLCAFLPMIGLLTAFLPNLHHKVA encoded by the coding sequence GTGACTAACACTGCCTTTGCAATCTTGGTGGCCCTTAGCGTATCGCATTTGCTCAACGATACGATTCAGTCGTTGATTGCCGCCGTTTATCCGCTTCTCAAGGAAAACTACAAGCTGTCGTTTACGCAGATCGGCTTGATCACGCTGGCCTTTCAATTGACAGCGTCGGTGCTGCAGCCGCTCGTGGGCATGTATACCGACCGGCGACCATTGCCGTTTTCGCTGGCGACGGGTATGGGGATCTCGCTCAGTGGTTTGCTGTTGCTTTCGGTGGCTGGCAGCTTTCCTGTCATCGTGTTGGCCGCCGCGCTCATCGGCATGGGTTCAGCGATCTTTCATCCCGAAGCATCGCGCATGGCGCGGTTGGCTTCGGGAGGTCGCCATGGATTGGCTCAATCGTTGTTTCAAGTCGGAGGCAACGCCGGCTCGGCCCTGGGGCCTTTGTTGGCAGCATTCATCGTCGTTCCTTGGGGGCAGGCGAGCCTGAGCGTCTTTTCGATCGCTGCCGTTATCGGCATGGTGATTCTGGTGCGTGTGGGGCTGTGGTACTTCAATCATCTGTCGAAGCCGGCGCAGAAGAAGACGACTAAGGTTTCACCGGTCTCGCGCAACCAGGCAATTTTGGCGATCGCGATTTTGCTGTGCCTGATTTTTTCGAAGTACTTTTACCTGGCCAGCCTGAGTAGTTATTACACGCTTTATCTGATCGATACCTTCGGCGTCTCGGTGCCGAGCGCGCAGATTCGTTTGTTCGTGTTTCTCGGCGCGGTGGCTCTCGGCACATTCATCGGCGGCCCCATCGGCGATCGACTGGGCTTCAAAGCCGTGATCTGGGGATCGATCCTCGGCGTGCTGCCATTCACACTCGCGCTGCCGCATGCCAATTTGTTTTGGACCACGATTCTGACGGTGCCGATCGGCTTGATTCTCGCTTCGGCGTTTTCGGCGATCATGGTCTACGCCCAAGAACTGCTGCCGAGTCGCGTCGGCATGGTGGCCGGGCTATTCTTCGGTTTTGCCTTCGGCATGGGTGGCGTGGGAGCTGCGGTGCTCGGTTGGCTCGCCGATCAAACCAGCATCAGCTACGTCTACAACTTGTGCGCGTTCCTACCGATGATTGGTTTGCTTACCGCGTTTTTGCCGAACTTGCATCACAAAGTCGCGTAG
- a CDS encoding YfaP family protein, producing MGLRSWWLRLSGVSETQSTPAGDKPQLVAVQSLAPGGDDKSPEEIERDQREAAEAATRQQICFAGSVVAHLTVLLVLAIVLGSYLPPIKAPTEFVFTPSYGEPAETLEIVPLGDENARGEDSLTTAAQDPNATQNLIELAEQPGNLIDAGQAFAEEGVEFMPKTVFETDAANFSNPLQSMASSGFSPTGRGQLLTPLPGATGMGSGFGLGNSDLKQKFTQRLSRARAKKGDVQISLIWNNVNDLDLSVITPKGETIFFGYRKSRCQGELDVDMNSTAATTREPVENIYWGKGNAPLGKYQVFVNHFCPHGDPDPTAYEVRIIVDGRTQFVRGELTFPNPRKMVHEFERTARSMEQSSPSADK from the coding sequence ATGGGGTTGCGATCGTGGTGGTTGCGTCTTTCTGGCGTCAGCGAAACTCAGTCGACACCGGCCGGCGACAAGCCGCAACTTGTTGCTGTCCAGAGCCTTGCGCCAGGCGGTGATGATAAGTCCCCCGAAGAGATCGAGCGAGATCAGCGCGAAGCGGCCGAGGCAGCGACCCGGCAGCAAATCTGCTTTGCTGGCAGTGTGGTAGCCCATCTGACCGTGCTGCTGGTGCTGGCAATCGTCCTTGGAAGCTACCTGCCCCCGATTAAAGCGCCGACGGAGTTCGTGTTTACACCTTCGTACGGCGAGCCTGCCGAGACCCTTGAAATTGTGCCACTCGGAGACGAAAACGCTCGCGGCGAAGACTCTCTGACAACTGCCGCTCAAGATCCTAATGCCACTCAGAATCTCATCGAGTTGGCCGAACAGCCCGGCAATCTAATCGATGCTGGCCAGGCCTTCGCCGAAGAGGGCGTCGAGTTCATGCCGAAGACCGTTTTCGAAACCGACGCCGCGAACTTTTCGAACCCACTGCAGTCGATGGCCAGTTCTGGATTCTCGCCGACCGGCAGAGGACAACTCCTCACGCCGCTGCCTGGCGCCACCGGCATGGGGAGCGGCTTCGGACTCGGCAACAGCGACCTGAAACAAAAATTCACGCAGCGACTCAGCCGAGCCCGAGCCAAGAAGGGGGACGTGCAGATTTCGTTGATCTGGAACAACGTCAACGATCTGGACCTGAGTGTGATCACGCCTAAGGGGGAAACGATCTTCTTCGGCTATCGAAAGTCGCGCTGCCAAGGCGAACTCGATGTCGACATGAACAGCACTGCGGCGACCACGCGCGAGCCGGTCGAAAACATTTACTGGGGCAAAGGGAACGCGCCATTGGGTAAGTATCAAGTCTTTGTGAATCACTTCTGCCCGCACGGCGATCCGGATCCGACTGCTTATGAAGTGCGCATCATCGTCGATGGCAGAACGCAATTCGTGCGCGGAGAGCTGACCTTTCCCAATCCGCGCAAGATGGTGCATGAATTCGAGCGAACCGCGCGCAGCATGGAACAAAGTAGTCCCAGCGCTGACAAATGA
- a CDS encoding esterase/lipase family protein, producing the protein MKIVLAHGILGFGGGLLPFGIGYFNGVRGMLEQQGHEVFAPTVAPLGSLDARSRQLARQIQAHWPGDEPIAVIAHSMGGLDARRVIHRDQIVGNRIKLLVTVGTPHFGSPVADAVLGRCPNVLAHIPGWLLSALQHHAGALPDLATRDELHDPDCEGVTYLEVACVRKNDSWLATSPLFGLSRAIGELYGPNDGVVHYQSACHASRPPIAEWSVDHGEAIGWPSGYGGLKGMAAVWKPCDQHLLRYRSLAERISSAVAATEL; encoded by the coding sequence ATGAAAATCGTATTGGCTCACGGCATTTTGGGTTTTGGCGGTGGCTTGTTGCCGTTCGGTATCGGCTATTTCAACGGCGTGAGGGGAATGCTGGAGCAGCAAGGGCATGAGGTCTTTGCCCCAACGGTGGCGCCGCTCGGATCGTTGGATGCCCGTAGCAGACAGCTGGCGAGGCAAATCCAAGCTCATTGGCCCGGTGACGAACCGATCGCGGTCATTGCGCACAGCATGGGAGGCCTGGACGCGCGGCGCGTGATTCACCGGGACCAAATCGTCGGAAACCGAATCAAACTCCTGGTCACGGTGGGAACGCCGCACTTTGGTTCGCCGGTTGCCGACGCGGTCCTCGGCAGGTGTCCGAATGTCTTAGCTCACATTCCCGGTTGGTTGTTGAGCGCGCTACAGCATCATGCCGGGGCACTTCCCGATTTGGCGACCAGAGATGAACTGCACGATCCTGATTGCGAGGGCGTGACGTACTTGGAAGTCGCTTGTGTGAGAAAGAACGACAGTTGGCTGGCCACATCACCGCTGTTCGGCTTGTCTCGCGCGATTGGTGAACTCTACGGGCCCAACGACGGCGTCGTGCATTACCAATCGGCCTGTCATGCGTCACGCCCACCCATTGCGGAGTGGTCGGTCGATCATGGGGAAGCCATCGGTTGGCCTTCGGGTTATGGTGGTTTGAAAGGAATGGCAGCAGTTTGGAAGCCCTGCGATCAACACTTGCTGCGCTATCGATCATTGGCCGAACGGATTAGCAGCGCGGTCGCAGCGACTGAACTGTGA
- a CDS encoding cellulase family glycosylhydrolase yields MKSKMLKTIALTMALACLAVLFLSLSAHAREKWTPEQANAWYDKQPWLVGANYTPAYAINQLEMWQAETFDPAVIDKELAWAKSLGFNSMRVFLHHLLWEQDKEGLLKRMDQFLEIAHKHGIGIMFVPFDSVWDPSPKLGKQREPQKGVHNSGWVQSPGKADLLDKSRHGLLEEYVRGVVGRFKDDPRVHAWDIWNEPDNMNDNSYGRNHLKTEPDAATKQGATLELLKKAFVWAREANPTQPVTSGPWLGGHKADPARLIPMEKVQLEESDVITFHTYGKLGEAKAWVANLRKHNRPILCTEYMARPVGSTFDPTLAYFKEEKIGGYCWGFVAGKSNTIFAWETWQKPEPNPEPKVWFHDIFRTDGTPFDAKEVEYIQKVTGVKN; encoded by the coding sequence ATGAAATCGAAAATGCTGAAGACCATCGCCCTGACGATGGCGCTGGCGTGTCTCGCCGTTCTGTTTCTCTCGCTGAGTGCTCACGCGCGCGAAAAGTGGACTCCCGAGCAAGCCAATGCCTGGTACGACAAACAACCCTGGCTGGTCGGCGCGAACTACACGCCCGCGTATGCGATCAACCAACTCGAAATGTGGCAGGCCGAGACGTTTGACCCCGCCGTGATCGATAAGGAACTCGCCTGGGCGAAGTCGCTCGGCTTTAACTCGATGCGCGTCTTTCTGCATCACTTGCTGTGGGAGCAAGACAAGGAAGGGCTGCTCAAGCGGATGGATCAGTTTTTGGAGATCGCGCACAAGCACGGCATTGGGATCATGTTCGTGCCGTTCGACAGCGTGTGGGATCCGAGCCCCAAGTTGGGCAAACAGCGCGAGCCGCAAAAGGGAGTGCACAATTCGGGATGGGTGCAAAGCCCGGGCAAAGCGGACCTGCTCGATAAGTCGCGGCATGGCTTGCTGGAAGAATATGTCCGCGGCGTGGTTGGCCGTTTTAAGGACGACCCGCGCGTGCATGCCTGGGACATCTGGAATGAGCCCGACAATATGAACGACAACTCCTACGGCAGGAATCATCTCAAGACCGAACCCGATGCCGCGACCAAACAAGGCGCAACGCTCGAACTGCTGAAGAAAGCATTTGTCTGGGCTCGCGAAGCCAACCCAACGCAACCGGTCACTTCGGGCCCTTGGCTGGGCGGTCACAAGGCCGATCCGGCGAGGCTGATTCCGATGGAGAAGGTTCAGCTCGAAGAGAGCGATGTGATCACCTTTCACACCTACGGCAAGCTCGGCGAAGCCAAGGCGTGGGTGGCGAATCTTCGCAAACACAATCGGCCAATTCTCTGCACCGAATACATGGCCCGTCCCGTCGGCAGCACGTTTGACCCGACGCTCGCCTATTTCAAAGAAGAGAAGATCGGCGGCTATTGCTGGGGCTTTGTCGCCGGCAAGAGCAACACCATCTTCGCCTGGGAAACATGGCAAAAGCCTGAGCCGAACCCGGAACCAAAAGTTTGGTTCCACGACATCTTTCGCACCGACGGCACGCCTTTCGATGCGAAGGAAGTGGAGTACATTCAGAAGGTGACTGGCGTCAAGAATTAA
- a CDS encoding GYF domain-containing protein produces MTTESQNWFYRDFARTAPVHGPHTLSELAERAQTGELAYDSLVRCGDGEWLQADRVTELILALRQRRRPEYEVDDESAPPSRTNTKITPLNRRQLNWRSLFVVAVFLGVVGGVLIIIGFSDRHYGFFALVGHIVSVVASVIFLCAIIRWAIEPLFGQLVDTNDRLAKIAKLLKEKDRDGK; encoded by the coding sequence GTGACTACCGAATCGCAGAATTGGTTCTATCGCGATTTTGCCCGCACCGCTCCCGTGCATGGTCCGCACACGCTGAGCGAATTGGCCGAACGAGCCCAGACTGGGGAACTGGCTTACGATTCACTCGTCCGTTGCGGTGATGGCGAGTGGCTTCAGGCCGATCGAGTTACGGAGCTCATCCTCGCACTACGGCAACGACGGCGACCGGAATATGAAGTTGACGACGAGAGTGCGCCGCCGTCTCGCACGAACACGAAGATAACTCCTCTCAATCGGCGACAACTGAACTGGCGTAGCTTGTTTGTCGTGGCCGTCTTCTTGGGTGTGGTTGGCGGCGTGCTAATAATCATCGGTTTTTCGGACCGGCACTATGGCTTTTTCGCGCTGGTCGGCCACATAGTCTCTGTGGTGGCTTCGGTCATTTTTCTATGCGCCATCATTCGCTGGGCGATCGAACCCCTGTTTGGGCAATTGGTAGATACCAACGATCGGTTGGCCAAGATCGCCAAGCTGTTGAAAGAAAAGGACCGCGACGGCAAATAA
- a CDS encoding DUF4189 domain-containing protein, which yields MNLRHMFCVASVFVCLAALCSTVWGLDVSDDSYAAVAYAPSTGNFSYSYNHGSRASAEQAALRRLTEKDAKIVCWVNRGFCALAIGDEVGRYGTGWTFGDDASNTEAMETALRNCRERTKGARIAICLVSDGQYIYEPKPIPRVLPVTNPEPSASLFPSFPFLNPEPRVAP from the coding sequence ATGAACCTTCGTCATATGTTTTGTGTCGCCAGCGTTTTCGTTTGTTTGGCCGCGTTGTGCTCCACGGTGTGGGGCCTCGATGTGAGCGACGATAGCTATGCCGCCGTGGCGTATGCTCCGTCGACCGGCAATTTTAGCTATTCCTACAACCACGGCAGCCGAGCCTCTGCCGAACAGGCGGCCCTGCGTCGCCTGACCGAGAAAGACGCCAAGATCGTCTGCTGGGTCAATCGCGGTTTCTGTGCTCTCGCCATCGGCGACGAAGTGGGCCGCTATGGCACTGGTTGGACCTTTGGCGACGACGCCAGCAACACCGAAGCCATGGAAACGGCTTTGCGAAACTGCCGCGAACGAACGAAAGGTGCTCGCATCGCCATCTGCCTCGTTTCCGACGGCCAATATATCTACGAACCCAAGCCGATCCCGCGCGTCCTGCCGGTTACAAATCCCGAACCGTCGGCGAGCTTGTTCCCCTCGTTCCCGTTCCTCAATCCAGAACCGCGAGTAGCTCCTTAG
- the ilvA gene encoding threonine ammonia-lyase, biosynthetic, translated as MEKRLLDYLQKILNARVYDVAIESRLDPATKLSQRLGNQIWLKREDTQPVHSFKLRGAYNKMVRLSPDELARGVVCASAGNHAQGVALSARRLGCQAVIVMPVTTPTLKSDAVRSLGGQVILHGDSYSDAYAHALELEKKHGYIFVHPFDDPDVIAGQGTVGMEILRQHQHPLHAVFVAIGGGGLISGVAAYIKAVRPEIKVIGVQMTDSRAMLNSVTAGELISLPDVGLFSDGTAVKKVGQETYRLTRELVDDFVTVDTDAVCAAIKDAFEDTRSILEPAGAMGIAGLKQYIAQHNLRGESLVAITCGANMNFDRLRFVAERAEAGEEREALLAVTIPEERGSFRRLCETIGPRNVTEFNYRISHERTAHVLVGISINNRGEVPEIRRSLATQGFSALDLVDDELAKEHLRYMVGGRSQLNANEQLYRFEFPERPGALMRFLSGMHPDWNISLFHYRNQGADYGRILVGIQVPPADLATFRTFIDSLDYRYVDETQNPVYHLFLC; from the coding sequence ATGGAAAAACGCTTACTCGATTACCTGCAGAAAATTCTCAACGCCCGCGTGTACGATGTCGCGATCGAATCGCGACTAGATCCCGCGACCAAATTGTCGCAACGCCTCGGCAATCAAATCTGGTTGAAGCGCGAAGACACGCAGCCCGTCCACAGCTTCAAGTTGCGCGGTGCTTACAACAAAATGGTGCGTCTCTCGCCCGACGAACTCGCGCGCGGCGTGGTCTGTGCCTCGGCGGGCAATCACGCCCAAGGAGTTGCTCTCAGCGCGCGTCGGCTCGGCTGTCAGGCCGTCATCGTCATGCCGGTCACCACTCCTACGCTGAAGTCCGATGCCGTCCGCTCGCTCGGCGGCCAGGTCATTCTGCACGGCGACAGTTATTCCGATGCGTATGCCCATGCCCTCGAGCTCGAGAAAAAGCACGGCTACATCTTCGTTCATCCATTTGACGATCCCGACGTGATCGCAGGCCAGGGGACGGTCGGCATGGAGATTCTGCGGCAACACCAGCATCCTTTGCACGCGGTGTTCGTCGCGATCGGCGGCGGTGGGCTGATTTCCGGCGTGGCTGCGTACATCAAAGCGGTTCGGCCAGAGATCAAAGTCATCGGCGTGCAGATGACCGACTCGCGAGCCATGCTGAATTCGGTCACGGCGGGAGAGTTAATCTCGCTCCCCGACGTCGGCCTGTTCTCGGATGGAACGGCCGTCAAAAAAGTTGGCCAGGAAACGTATCGTCTCACGCGCGAACTCGTCGACGACTTCGTGACGGTCGATACCGATGCGGTTTGCGCCGCGATCAAAGATGCCTTTGAAGATACCCGCAGCATTCTCGAGCCCGCTGGCGCCATGGGCATTGCCGGGCTGAAGCAGTACATCGCTCAACACAACTTGCGCGGCGAAAGTCTCGTGGCGATCACTTGCGGCGCGAACATGAACTTCGACCGTTTGCGTTTTGTCGCCGAGCGGGCCGAAGCGGGCGAAGAACGCGAAGCCCTGCTGGCCGTCACCATTCCCGAAGAGCGCGGCAGTTTCCGCCGCCTCTGCGAAACCATCGGTCCGCGGAACGTAACCGAGTTTAACTATCGCATTTCGCACGAACGAACGGCTCACGTGTTGGTCGGCATTTCGATCAACAATCGGGGCGAAGTTCCCGAGATCCGCCGGTCGCTCGCTACTCAAGGTTTCAGCGCGCTCGACCTGGTCGACGACGAGCTCGCGAAGGAACACCTGCGGTACATGGTTGGCGGCCGCAGCCAACTCAACGCCAACGAACAGCTTTATCGCTTCGAGTTTCCCGAGCGACCGGGAGCACTCATGCGATTTCTCTCCGGCATGCATCCCGACTGGAACATCAGTCTCTTTCACTATCGCAACCAAGGAGCCGACTACGGCAGGATCCTCGTCGGCATTCAAGTGCCGCCCGCTGATCTGGCCACCTTTCGGACGTTCATCGATTCCTTGGACTATCGCTATGTCGATGAGACCCAGAACCCGGTTTATCATTTGTTCCTCTGCTAG
- the ada gene encoding bifunctional DNA-binding transcriptional regulator/O6-methylguanine-DNA methyltransferase Ada, translating into MSRKQKTSHTTPVARYTNDESRWQAIVDRDANADGAFVFSVRTTGIYCRPNCAARRALRKNVAFHANWEAAERAGFRACKRCKPKGAALAENHSAAVAQACRLIEQSVELPSLEQLATAIGWSVFHFHRVFKQHTGLTPKAYAVANRSRRVREELMQNQNVTTAVYNAGFNSSSRFYESADAALGMTPTNFQRGGRGLAIKFAIGECNLGSILVAATDKGICAILLGDDAELLLRELEECFPNAELTGGDGKFDKLVAEVIGLVENPALGSELPLDIRGTAFQQRVWQALQQIPPGETVRYADIARQIGSPQSFRAVAQACGANKLAVAIPCHRVVRTDGNLSGYRWGIERKEQLLQREKA; encoded by the coding sequence ATGAGCAGGAAACAGAAAACTTCGCACACAACTCCGGTCGCGCGCTACACCAACGATGAAAGTCGCTGGCAAGCCATCGTCGACCGCGATGCGAATGCCGATGGAGCATTTGTTTTCTCGGTGCGCACGACGGGTATTTATTGCCGGCCGAACTGCGCTGCTCGCAGGGCGTTGCGAAAGAACGTTGCTTTCCACGCGAACTGGGAAGCTGCCGAGCGAGCGGGATTTCGGGCCTGCAAACGTTGCAAGCCGAAAGGTGCGGCGCTGGCGGAAAATCACAGCGCTGCCGTGGCCCAAGCTTGCCGACTCATCGAGCAGTCGGTCGAACTACCCAGCCTGGAACAACTCGCAACTGCCATCGGTTGGAGCGTGTTTCATTTTCATCGCGTTTTCAAGCAGCACACAGGTCTCACGCCGAAGGCGTACGCTGTTGCCAACCGTTCGCGGCGTGTTCGCGAGGAACTCATGCAAAATCAAAATGTCACGACGGCGGTTTACAACGCTGGCTTCAACTCCAGCAGCCGTTTTTACGAGTCTGCCGATGCTGCGCTCGGCATGACGCCGACAAACTTTCAGCGAGGCGGGCGAGGCCTGGCAATCAAGTTCGCGATCGGTGAGTGCAATTTGGGTTCGATTCTAGTCGCCGCAACCGATAAAGGAATCTGCGCGATTCTGCTCGGCGACGATGCGGAGTTACTGTTGCGCGAACTGGAAGAATGTTTTCCTAACGCAGAGTTGACCGGCGGCGATGGGAAGTTTGATAAACTCGTAGCCGAAGTCATCGGCCTCGTGGAAAATCCGGCCCTTGGCAGCGAGTTGCCGCTCGACATTCGCGGTACTGCATTTCAGCAACGCGTGTGGCAAGCTTTGCAACAGATCCCGCCCGGCGAGACCGTCCGCTATGCAGATATTGCCCGGCAGATCGGTTCGCCGCAGTCCTTCCGCGCGGTCGCGCAGGCTTGCGGCGCGAACAAGCTCGCCGTGGCGATTCCTTGTCACCGCGTGGTGCGAACCGATGGTAATTTGTCGGGCTATCGTTGGGGAATTGAACGCAAAGAGCAACTGCTGCAGCGCGAAAAAGCTTAG
- a CDS encoding bleomycin resistance family protein — protein MEVHGLTPILNVSDIVASFAWFEKLGWKKLWDWGSPPTFGAVGSGKVEIFLCEGSQGSRGGPIPQNTCDGDTGGVWMSWWVASPAVVDETHALALQHGMLVTHPPTNEPWGVREFHLVHPDGHTFRVSAGLKCE, from the coding sequence ATGGAAGTCCACGGCCTGACACCGATTCTGAATGTCTCCGATATTGTCGCCAGCTTTGCCTGGTTCGAAAAACTCGGCTGGAAGAAGCTCTGGGATTGGGGCTCGCCGCCGACATTTGGCGCCGTGGGGAGCGGCAAAGTCGAGATCTTTTTGTGCGAAGGCTCGCAAGGTTCGCGCGGCGGCCCGATTCCGCAGAACACTTGTGACGGCGACACTGGCGGAGTGTGGATGAGCTGGTGGGTCGCCTCGCCAGCCGTGGTCGACGAGACGCACGCTCTCGCACTGCAACACGGCATGTTGGTAACACACCCACCGACGAATGAGCCTTGGGGTGTGCGCGAATTTCATCTGGTTCATCCCGACGGCCATACGTTTCGCGTGAGCGCGGGATTGAAATGCGAGTGA
- a CDS encoding glycoside hydrolase family 18 protein, protein MRFCLLPILVLGLLAWELPAQEQPRPDAPGFRVAAYLPEYRAADFEPRLARLLTDLILFSVEPTETGEIQISRLKKFPLDQLRAWKTKERVRLILSIGGWERSKHFAVVATSPEKRQTFVKEVVKLCLDERLDGIDLDWEHPRDAAEQEGYAALLTELRAAFQPHGLLLSVTIAGWQKMPKEAFAAVHWVQVMSYDHDGEHATFEAAIADVKAVRDAGAPAEKIVLGVPFYGRDTTRRNRTLTYREIIARHDPKPDVDLIDSIYFNGPATITRKTEYALESRLGGVMAWELGLDVPTERSLLRAIDAAVRKNETGGK, encoded by the coding sequence ATGCGGTTTTGTTTGTTGCCGATCCTGGTATTGGGTTTGCTGGCGTGGGAACTCCCCGCGCAGGAACAGCCTCGCCCTGACGCACCTGGCTTTCGTGTCGCCGCCTATTTGCCGGAGTATCGCGCAGCCGATTTTGAGCCGCGGCTGGCGCGGTTACTTACCGATTTGATTTTGTTCTCCGTAGAACCGACCGAGACGGGCGAGATTCAGATTTCTCGCCTGAAAAAATTTCCCCTGGATCAGCTGCGCGCGTGGAAGACCAAAGAGCGAGTTCGTTTGATCCTCAGCATCGGCGGCTGGGAACGTTCGAAGCACTTTGCCGTGGTGGCGACTTCGCCGGAGAAACGGCAGACGTTTGTGAAGGAAGTCGTCAAGCTCTGTCTTGATGAACGACTCGATGGCATCGATCTCGACTGGGAACATCCTCGCGATGCCGCCGAGCAGGAAGGTTACGCCGCGCTGCTGACCGAACTGCGAGCCGCCTTTCAGCCGCATGGCTTGCTTCTCTCGGTGACGATCGCCGGTTGGCAGAAGATGCCGAAGGAGGCGTTCGCCGCAGTCCACTGGGTGCAAGTCATGTCGTACGATCATGATGGCGAACACGCGACCTTCGAGGCCGCCATCGCCGATGTGAAAGCCGTGCGCGACGCCGGCGCACCCGCCGAGAAGATCGTGCTCGGCGTTCCCTTCTACGGCAGAGACACCACGCGCCGCAATCGCACACTTACCTATCGCGAGATCATCGCCCGCCATGATCCTAAGCCCGACGTCGATCTGATCGACAGCATCTATTTCAACGGCCCCGCCACCATCACGCGCAAAACCGAATATGCGTTGGAATCTCGCCTGGGTGGGGTCATGGCTTGGGAACTGGGGCTTGATGTGCCGACAGAGCGATCACTGCTGCGTGCGATCGATGCGGCCGTG